From a single Thermothielavioides terrestris NRRL 8126 chromosome 3, complete sequence genomic region:
- a CDS encoding glycoside hydrolase family 61 protein, which produces MKLTTSVALLAAAGAQAHYTFPQTDINGQLSGEWVTIRETTNHYSHGPVTDVTSDQIRCYELNPGTPAPQIATVQAGGTVTFTVDPSIQHPGPLQFYMAKAPSGQTAATFQGTGNVWFKIYEDGPSGLGTSNITWPSSGKTEVSVKIPSCIAPGDYLLRVEHIALHSASTVGGAQFYLACAQLTVTGGTGTLNTGELVAFPGAYSATDPGILFQLYWPIPTSYTNPGPAPVSC; this is translated from the exons ATGAAGCTCACCACCTCGGTCGCCCTGcttgccgcggcgggcgcgcaaGCCCACT ACACCTTCCCGCAGACGGACATCAACGGCCAGCTCTCCGGCGAATGGGTGACGATCCGTGAGACGACGAACCACTACTCGCACGGGCCGGTCACCGACGTCACGTCGGACCAGATCCGCTGCTACGAGCTCAACCCGGGCACCCCCGCGCCCCAGATCGCCACGGtgcaggccggcggcaccgtgaCCTTCACCGTCGACCCAAGCATCCAGCACCCGGGCCCGCTGCAGTTCTACATGGCCAAGGCGCCGTCGGGccagaccgccgccaccTTCCAGGGCACCGGCAACGTCTGGTTCAAGATCTACGAGGACGGCCCGTCCGGCCTCGGCACCAGCAACATCACCTGGCCTAGCAGCG GCAAAACCGAAGTCAGCGTCAAGATCCCCTCGTGCATCGCGCCGGGCGACTACCTCCTGCGCGTGGAGCACATCGCGCTgcacagcgccagcaccgtcggcggcgcccagTTCTACCTCGCGTGCGCCCAGCTGACCGtcaccggcggcaccggcacccTCAACACGGGCGAGCTCGTCGCCTTCCCCGGCGCCTACAGCGCCACCGACCCGGGCATCCTCTTCCAGCTGTACTGGCCCATCCCGACCAGCTACACCAaccccggcccggcgcccgTTAGCTGCTAA